The following coding sequences are from one Nicotiana tabacum cultivar K326 chromosome 1, ASM71507v2, whole genome shotgun sequence window:
- the LOC142161952 gene encoding uncharacterized protein LOC142161952: MISKKHTPDSASCTVHFPNGSQLLISHIGKSGIIHQSSSVHTPQQNGVVERKHRQILEVARKSPFEVFYGRKPNLQHLRILGCLCYATRTGANTHKFDARVVKAVHLGCRVFVSIPVTNNAQVDHSVSPSNMVKPVETSVECSLGTHHASVHSEPASPIELSAATPTTSITNNDTSHIAVRRSYRPSKTLGRLHDSYFKSMCNFSVVKEPTFYAEAMHDPKWIKAMDQELKALNDNNTWCLVDLLAKKGQ, from the exons ATGATTTCTAAAAAGCATACACCTGATAGTGCGTCATGTACAGTACACTTTCCAAATGGATCTCAGCTCCTAATTTCTCATATTGGTAAAT CGGGGATCATTCACCAAAGTTCTTCTGTTCATACACCCCAGCAGAATGGAGTGGTAGAGAGGAAACATAGGCAAATATTAGAAGTTGCCAG AAAATCTCCATTTGAAGTGTTCTATGGCAGGAAACCTAACCTTCAACACCTTAGGATTCTTGGTTGCTTATGTTATGCAACTAGAACAGGTGCCAACACACACAAATTTGATGCCAGAGTAGTAAAGGCAGTACATTTGGG ATGCAGAGTCTTTGTGTCCATTCCTGTCACAAACAATGCACAAGTTGATCACAGTGTTAGCCCTTCCAATATGGTTAAACCAGTTGAAACTTCAGTTGAATGTTCACTAGGGACTCATCATGCTTCAGTACATAGTGAGCCAGCTAGTCCTATAGAATTATCAGCTGCTACACCTACAACAAGCATTACAAACAATGATACATCACATATTGCAGTCAGAAGATCCTACAGGCCTTCCAAAACACTAGGTCGGCTTCATG ACTCCTACTTCAAATCAATGTGCAATTTTTCAGTAGTCAAAGAGCCAACTTTTTATGCTGAGGCCATGCATGATCCTAAGTGGATTAAGGCTATGGATCAAGAATTGAAGGCCTTGAATGACAACAACACTTGGTGCTTGGTGGATCTTCTAGCAAAAAAGGGGCAATAG